One genomic region from Microcystis panniformis FACHB-1757 encodes:
- a CDS encoding Uma2 family endonuclease, with product MTIAKSDETATSPALIEEDFEDFWEPPPPPTDLIFDDGEPLESNRHRIAMNVLIRSLQQGYGERDDFYTGGNMFIYFSREQAKNRDFRGPDFFAVLNVDGTRERQGWVIWEEEGRYPDVIVELTSPSTAKTDKVRKKAIYEGTFRTPDYFIYDPFDGNSLQGWHLGADQRYHSLERNERGWLWCETLGYWLGTWEGTIDRETAIWARFYDSEGNLIPLPEEAAQERAAAAQEQLNATQQALEAERQRSQRLAARLQEMGIEL from the coding sequence ATGACGATTGCCAAAAGCGACGAAACTGCCACCTCTCCGGCACTGATAGAAGAAGATTTCGAGGACTTCTGGGAACCCCCCCCACCCCCCACAGACTTAATTTTTGATGATGGTGAACCCTTGGAAAGCAACCGACACCGCATTGCCATGAATGTCCTGATTCGCTCCCTACAGCAGGGTTATGGCGAACGAGACGACTTCTACACTGGTGGCAATATGTTTATTTATTTCAGCCGCGAACAGGCGAAAAATCGCGATTTTCGCGGGCCAGATTTCTTTGCTGTCCTCAATGTCGATGGTACGAGAGAGCGACAGGGTTGGGTAATTTGGGAAGAAGAGGGACGTTATCCTGATGTTATCGTGGAATTAACCTCTCCTAGTACCGCTAAGACTGATAAAGTGCGAAAAAAGGCAATTTATGAGGGAACCTTCCGCACGCCGGATTATTTCATCTACGATCCTTTTGATGGCAATTCTTTACAAGGATGGCATTTAGGGGCCGACCAACGTTACCATTCTTTAGAACGAAACGAGCGCGGCTGGTTATGGTGCGAAACCTTAGGCTATTGGTTGGGAACTTGGGAGGGTACTATTGACCGAGAAACGGCAATCTGGGCCAGATTTTATGACTCGGAAGGCAATTTAATCCCCTTGCCAGAAGAAGCAGCACAGGAGCGAGCGGCTGCAGCACAAGAGCAATTAAATGCTACTCAGCAAGCTCTGGAAGCGGAAAGACAGCGTTCTCAACGGCTGGCGGCTCGTTTGCAGGAAATGGGGATAGAGCTATAG